A window from Clupea harengus chromosome 14, Ch_v2.0.2, whole genome shotgun sequence encodes these proteins:
- the LOC105908194 gene encoding procathepsin L-like has protein sequence MRLLIIAAASLAVVSCASLSLEDLEFHAWKLKFEKSYSSLEEEAHRKNIWISTRLRVLDHNILADQGIKTYRMGMNQFSDMVGGSSCHRVTHDRISRCVQYGTISSKPKGGAAKLPDSLNWRDNDCVTPVKDMGLWCSSSWAFSMTGALESHTCINYGHLPSLSEQQLVDCSGSYGNKGCDGGRIDPSFQYVIDNRGIDTEAYYPYEGKDGSCRFNPSGVGATCSGYSDVTPSGDESALQWFVANMGPVSVTIDVGSLFLFYESGVFSDPDCSSSKYHAAFLVVGYGTEGGRDYWLVKSSLGVFWGEEGYIKMSRNQGNQCGSVRLMPLILQSDGELVTSTV, from the exons ATGAGGTTGTTGATCATTGCAGCTGCCTCTCTGGCAGTGGTGAGCTGtgccagcctctctctggagGACCTGGAGTTCCACGCATGGAAACTCAAGTTTG AGAAATCCTATAGCTCACTTGAGGAGGAGGCCCATCGTAAAAACATCTGGATCTCcacccgcctcagggtcctggaccACAACATCCTGGCTGATCAGGGCATCAAGACCTATCGCATGGGCATGAACCAGTTCTCTGACATGGTAGGAGGGTCTAGTTGTCACAGAGTAACTCATGACAGAATATCTAGGTGTGTTCAGTATG GCACAATATCCTCCAAACCTAAAGGGGGCGCTGCTAAGCTGCCTGACTCTTTGAACTGGAGGGATAATGACTGTGTTACACCTGTCAAAGACATGGGGCTGTGGTGTTCATCCAGCTGGGCCTTCAGCATG ACAGGTGCACTGGAGTCCCACACCTGCATAAACTATGGGCACCTGCCCTCTCTGAGTGAACAGCAGCTGGTGGACTGCTCTGGGTCCTATGGAAACAAAGGCTGCGATGGAGGTCGGATCGATCCATCATTTCAGTATGTCATTGATAACAGGGGGATAGACACAGAGGCCTATTACCCCTATGAGGGAAAG GATGGATCCTGTCGCTTCAATCCCTCTGGTGTTGGTGCCACCTGCAGTGGATATTCTGATGTGACGCCCAGTGGTGATGAATCTGCACTCCAGTGGTTCGTGGCCAATATGGGACCCGTGTCTGTGACCATCGATGTTGGATCCCTGTTCCTGTTCTATGAATCTG GTGTCTTCTCTGACCCTGACTGCAGTAGCAGTAAATACCATGCTGCTTTCTTGGTGGTGGGCTATGGAACTGAAGGTGGTCGAGACTACTGGTTGGTGAAGAGCAG CTTGGGCGTTTTTTGGGGAGAGGAAGGCTACATCAAGATGTCCCGGAATCAGGGCAATCAGTGTGGCAGTGTGCGTCTCATGCCTCTTATCCTACAGTCTGATGGTGAGCTGGTGACAAGTACTGTATGA